A single genomic interval of Flavihumibacter rivuli harbors:
- a CDS encoding NADPH-dependent FMN reductase codes for MTGTKQILAIIGSASSNSSNERLIDFIQNETSGIFQLTVFNALKTLPHFDPERSVANSPAEIEAIRASIAKADGVIICTPEYIFSVPSGLKNLLEWCVATTIFNEKPVGIITASAHGQKGHEELKRIMQTLMARFTEQTTLLIPGIKGKVGRDGKLSDQSTIEALRQFIEAFRSIVGEETGH; via the coding sequence ATGACCGGAACAAAGCAAATATTGGCGATCATAGGAAGCGCCAGCAGCAATTCCTCCAATGAAAGACTCATCGATTTCATCCAAAATGAAACCAGCGGCATCTTCCAGCTCACCGTATTTAATGCGCTGAAGACCCTACCCCATTTCGACCCGGAAAGATCGGTTGCCAATTCCCCTGCGGAAATTGAGGCCATTCGCGCCTCGATAGCCAAAGCTGATGGCGTGATCATCTGTACCCCGGAATACATTTTCAGCGTCCCCAGTGGACTGAAAAATTTACTGGAATGGTGTGTAGCTACCACCATTTTCAATGAAAAACCGGTAGGGATCATCACCGCTTCCGCGCATGGGCAGAAAGGCCATGAGGAATTAAAACGCATCATGCAAACCCTGATGGCCAGGTTCACAGAACAGACAACGCTATTGATACCAGGTATCAAAGGCAAGGTAGGCAGGGATGGTAAGCTGTCTGACCAGTCTACCATTGAAGCGCTCAGACAGTTCATTGAGGCATTCAGGTCCATCGTAGGGGAAGAAACAGGGCATTGA
- a CDS encoding ImmA/IrrE family metallo-endopeptidase, whose translation MRKERLIEYKANKFREEHGLSPTEPVNLGHLLTRLNVITLFKEMGDNFSGMAVKNGYGHFMMINANDIIARQRFTIGHELYHLFIQEEFQNRICFVGSFDKKDKEEYNADWFSSYFLIPEDGIIEQSPEKELKKDSITISTVTKLEQYFGVSRSALLNRLKFLDLISSSYLEQLKDPGNIKRNALQMGYSTELYEPGNKNRFIGDYGLKAKQLLDKDLISESDFYSMMSDIGIDPDKNLVEDDKAAG comes from the coding sequence ATGCGTAAGGAAAGATTAATTGAATATAAGGCCAATAAATTCAGGGAGGAGCATGGCTTATCCCCGACAGAACCCGTCAATCTTGGTCACCTGTTGACCAGGCTGAATGTGATCACCCTTTTTAAAGAAATGGGGGATAACTTTTCCGGTATGGCCGTTAAAAATGGTTATGGTCATTTCATGATGATCAATGCCAATGATATCATTGCCAGGCAAAGATTTACCATTGGGCACGAACTCTACCATCTGTTCATCCAGGAAGAATTCCAAAACCGAATCTGTTTCGTAGGCAGTTTCGATAAGAAAGATAAAGAGGAATATAATGCAGATTGGTTCTCTTCCTATTTTTTGATTCCGGAAGACGGCATAATTGAACAATCCCCCGAAAAGGAATTAAAGAAAGATAGTATCACCATCAGTACAGTCACCAAATTGGAACAATACTTTGGCGTGTCAAGGTCTGCCTTGCTCAACCGGCTCAAATTCCTGGACCTGATCAGTTCATCCTATCTGGAACAATTAAAGGATCCCGGTAATATTAAGCGCAATGCCCTTCAAATGGGTTACAGCACAGAACTCTATGAACCAGGCAACAAAAACAGATTCATCGGCGATTATGGCCTGAAGGCAAAGCAACTCCTGGACAAAGACCTGATATCAGAATCTGACTTTTACAGTATGATGTCAGATATAGGGATAGACCCGGATAAAAACCTGGTGGAGGATGACAAGGCAGCAGGATGA
- a CDS encoding helix-turn-helix domain-containing protein gives MEHCGPIIKKLRQQYGYKQETVADYLGVKREMISYYENGTREPSLEALEKLADLFGVALDIFFSDNPDEVAAEMAFAFRADHLTAKDMENIATFRRVIRNYHRIVQLGQRHA, from the coding sequence ATGGAGCATTGCGGACCTATCATAAAAAAGTTACGGCAGCAATACGGCTATAAACAGGAAACCGTAGCAGATTACCTGGGCGTAAAAAGGGAAATGATCAGCTATTACGAAAATGGCACAAGGGAGCCTTCTTTGGAAGCATTGGAAAAATTAGCTGATCTATTTGGCGTAGCGCTGGATATCTTTTTCTCAGATAACCCTGATGAAGTGGCCGCTGAAATGGCATTTGCCTTCAGGGCAGATCACCTCACCGCAAAGGACATGGAAAACATTGCCACATTCAGAAGGGTCATCAGGAATTACCACCGTATCGTTCAATTAGGGCAGCGTCATGCGTAA
- a CDS encoding RecQ family ATP-dependent DNA helicase, with amino-acid sequence MNHVVTFFDLEVDPKSKKIADLGYISSDHSQYHGTSIEKLLAQFNRSQFIAGHNILLHDLPYMARLYPDIEFDQWKHIDTLFLSPILFPSKPYHRLLKDDKISDDAPNNPLNDSIKARDLFFDELATFQRLNPNVQQIFYHLLTPDHRFKHFFEYIAFRPTSNSNLLNLIRDSYQGKFCFNSPLESIIETEPVELAYALALIGAQDRQSILPRWLLFTFPRLEYVLKLLRGTPCPESCQYCSESLDARRALKKYFGYDAYRVYDGEPLQEKAVTAAINNKSLLAIFPTGGGKSITFQVPALISADTEKGLTVVISPLQSLMKDQVDNLLEKQITAAVTINGLLDPIERSMVLEQVADGSAGILYISPESLRSATIEKVLLGRHISRFVIDEAHCFSSWGHDFRVDYLYIAEFIKTIQQKKNLEFPIPVSCFSATAKPQVVDDIRNYFKSRLNLELELFQASVRRKNLHYKVIRLDSDESKYDTLRNLLAQKDCPTIIYVSRTKKAEKIAEKLSADGYEALAFHGKMDRQDKTSNQNDFIAGSTRIIVATAAFGMGVDKKDVGMVIHYDISDSLENYVQEAGRAGRDEALQADCYVLFNPDDLDRHFSRLNQTKMSQAEINQIWKAIKDLTRKRVNISNSVLEIARKGGWEEGIEDLETRVKTAIAALENASYLRRKQNMPRVFATSIEVFNADEAISRVNNSARILPDQKVNAIRIIKSLISSNRKSIGRDEAVESRVDYIADRLGITVYETIELINLLREEKILADAKDIQISIDKGEDLKAQRLLLEHVAMERALSQKLSLEATIFNIKELLDDINNDLGKEYSPTFIKNILNFWVVKKWCKRQLQEYSRNHLQLQLTLDNEKLLERIEKRAAICNFIIEFVGQLINKSSSTNTKEGIVNVSVIGLRDSFIQSNSLFKQSATIEEIEDALFYLSRIGAMNIEGGFIVTYNKIQIERIEKNNKVQYKKEDYAQLEEYYKQKAEQIHIVGEYAKRMANNYEDAINFTEDYFSLPYDRFIRKYFPGEKARDLKMRISPEKFKRIFGSLDPRQLSIINDKDHQHIIVAAGPGSGKTRILVSKMASLLLMEDIKHEQLLMLTFSRAAAMEFKKRLLELIGPVAHYVEIKTFHAYCFDLLGRQGNLEKSNDILKITVNKIRNGEIEPNRITKQVLVVDEAQDINDDEFELIKALLEQNENMRTLLVGDDDQNIFDFRGASNRALNEMARLDGSVLYHLVTNYRSVQNIVAFSNQWARYLQNRMKREEISAKTIENGLVELVQYAGKQFNIGVAEEITRQRPEGTIAVLTYRNEEVLQMQCLLQRAGIPNRIMQHTEGFYLYNLLELKEFTDWVCLKTDSPVITKEDWESAKKGLKAQYGKSTQLPSCLGIIDAFEQSSPGIMYKSDWKTLLAESGMDDFTGIGSELVYLSTIHKAKGREFDNVYLMLNGLDPKLEETKRLIYVALTRAKKRLFIHYNGTYFDRVKVNGQTNRFDATNYDLPPEIKLQLTHKDVQLGYFEYVQNRVRSLLPGSELNILNDAELGYKENRVVKYSSSFREKLEVFYQNGYRQKRAEVNYVVYWKNPNNGSVCRILLPVVYLNKYNDNH; translated from the coding sequence ATGAACCATGTTGTGACATTTTTCGACCTGGAGGTCGATCCTAAATCAAAAAAGATTGCCGATCTGGGTTATATCTCCTCAGACCATTCCCAATACCATGGCACTTCTATTGAAAAACTATTGGCACAATTTAACAGGTCGCAGTTCATAGCTGGACATAATATCCTGCTTCATGATCTGCCTTATATGGCCAGATTGTATCCTGATATAGAATTCGATCAATGGAAGCATATTGATACGCTTTTTCTTTCCCCCATTCTATTCCCTTCCAAACCCTACCACCGACTGCTGAAGGATGATAAGATTTCTGATGATGCACCTAACAATCCATTGAACGATTCAATCAAGGCAAGAGACCTTTTTTTCGATGAGCTGGCCACTTTTCAAAGATTGAATCCAAATGTGCAACAAATATTTTACCACCTCCTTACGCCGGACCATCGGTTTAAACATTTTTTTGAATACATAGCCTTTCGACCAACCTCCAATAGCAATCTTTTAAACCTCATTCGGGACAGCTACCAAGGTAAATTTTGCTTTAATAGTCCCTTAGAATCAATCATTGAAACTGAGCCGGTTGAGCTCGCCTATGCGTTAGCGCTTATTGGGGCTCAAGACCGTCAATCCATTCTGCCGCGCTGGTTGCTTTTCACCTTTCCCAGGTTGGAATATGTACTCAAGCTCCTGAGAGGTACGCCTTGCCCGGAATCCTGCCAGTATTGCTCAGAATCCTTGGATGCCAGGCGTGCCTTGAAAAAGTATTTTGGCTACGATGCTTACCGGGTTTATGATGGTGAGCCTTTACAGGAAAAGGCTGTTACCGCTGCCATCAATAATAAATCCCTGCTGGCTATATTTCCTACCGGCGGTGGTAAGTCCATTACTTTCCAGGTTCCGGCTTTGATCAGTGCTGATACAGAAAAAGGACTCACAGTGGTTATCTCTCCGCTGCAGTCATTGATGAAAGATCAGGTGGATAATCTTTTGGAAAAGCAAATTACCGCTGCTGTTACCATTAATGGGTTGCTCGACCCGATCGAAAGGAGCATGGTGCTGGAACAGGTTGCTGACGGATCTGCTGGTATTCTATATATTTCTCCTGAATCACTCCGATCGGCTACCATTGAAAAGGTTTTACTGGGTAGGCATATCAGTCGTTTTGTGATTGATGAGGCGCACTGTTTTTCTTCATGGGGGCATGATTTTAGGGTAGATTATCTCTATATCGCTGAGTTTATTAAAACAATACAACAAAAAAAGAACCTGGAATTTCCTATCCCGGTTTCCTGTTTTTCTGCAACTGCCAAGCCCCAGGTTGTAGATGATATCCGCAATTATTTTAAAAGCCGATTGAACCTAGAACTTGAACTTTTTCAGGCCAGTGTAAGAAGAAAGAATCTCCATTATAAGGTTATTAGACTGGATTCCGACGAATCCAAATATGATACGCTACGCAATTTGTTGGCTCAAAAAGACTGCCCTACGATTATCTATGTTTCCCGGACAAAGAAGGCGGAAAAGATCGCGGAAAAACTAAGTGCGGATGGGTATGAGGCGCTCGCTTTTCACGGCAAAATGGACAGACAGGATAAAACGAGCAATCAGAATGATTTTATCGCCGGTTCTACCAGGATCATTGTTGCTACCGCTGCTTTTGGGATGGGCGTGGATAAAAAGGATGTGGGCATGGTTATTCATTATGATATTTCTGACTCATTGGAAAATTATGTCCAGGAGGCAGGAAGGGCCGGGAGGGACGAAGCTTTGCAGGCTGATTGTTATGTATTGTTCAATCCGGATGATCTGGACCGGCATTTCAGCAGGCTGAACCAAACTAAAATGAGCCAGGCTGAGATCAACCAAATCTGGAAGGCTATCAAGGATCTTACCAGGAAGCGAGTAAATATTTCGAATTCTGTGCTTGAAATCGCCAGGAAAGGTGGTTGGGAGGAAGGTATTGAAGATCTGGAAACACGAGTTAAAACGGCTATAGCAGCATTGGAAAATGCCAGCTATCTAAGACGTAAACAGAATATGCCCCGGGTTTTTGCTACCAGTATTGAAGTGTTCAATGCTGATGAAGCAATTTCGAGGGTTAACAACTCAGCTAGAATATTGCCTGATCAGAAAGTAAATGCCATTAGAATTATCAAGTCGCTTATCTCTTCCAACCGTAAATCTATCGGCCGGGATGAAGCAGTTGAGTCCAGGGTCGATTATATCGCTGATCGGTTAGGTATTACCGTTTATGAGACGATTGAGCTCATTAACCTGCTGAGAGAAGAAAAGATACTTGCTGATGCTAAGGATATTCAGATCAGTATTGACAAAGGGGAAGATTTAAAAGCACAGAGGCTGTTACTGGAACATGTTGCCATGGAAAGGGCTTTATCCCAAAAACTGAGTCTCGAAGCAACTATATTCAATATCAAGGAACTACTTGATGATATTAATAATGATCTTGGTAAGGAATATTCCCCCACATTTATAAAGAATATCCTGAATTTTTGGGTGGTCAAAAAATGGTGTAAAAGACAGCTTCAGGAATATTCCAGGAACCATTTGCAACTTCAGCTTACCCTTGACAATGAAAAGCTACTGGAGCGTATTGAGAAGAGGGCTGCTATATGCAATTTCATAATTGAGTTTGTCGGGCAATTAATTAATAAAAGTTCCTCAACTAATACAAAGGAGGGGATTGTTAATGTTTCTGTTATTGGACTGCGGGATAGTTTTATTCAATCCAACTCCTTATTTAAACAATCGGCTACAATTGAAGAAATTGAGGATGCGCTATTTTATTTGTCCAGAATTGGTGCCATGAATATTGAAGGGGGTTTTATTGTTACCTATAATAAAATACAAATAGAAAGAATTGAAAAGAATAATAAGGTCCAGTATAAAAAAGAAGATTATGCCCAATTGGAGGAATATTATAAGCAGAAAGCGGAACAGATTCATATTGTAGGGGAATACGCAAAGCGGATGGCTAATAACTATGAGGATGCTATTAATTTCACCGAGGATTATTTCAGTTTGCCCTATGACCGATTTATTCGAAAATATTTTCCTGGTGAAAAGGCACGTGATCTAAAGATGAGAATCAGTCCTGAAAAGTTTAAACGCATTTTTGGTTCCCTCGATCCCCGGCAATTGAGCATCATTAATGATAAGGACCATCAGCATATCATTGTGGCTGCGGGTCCGGGTAGTGGCAAAACCCGAATCCTTGTAAGTAAAATGGCCTCACTGCTGTTAATGGAAGATATAAAACATGAGCAATTGCTGATGTTAACTTTTTCGCGGGCTGCTGCTATGGAGTTTAAAAAAAGGTTACTTGAACTTATTGGACCAGTGGCCCATTATGTAGAGATCAAAACTTTTCATGCATATTGTTTTGATTTGTTAGGCAGGCAGGGTAATCTCGAAAAATCAAATGATATTTTAAAGATTACGGTTAATAAAATACGTAATGGCGAGATTGAGCCTAATAGAATCACCAAGCAAGTCCTGGTGGTAGATGAAGCGCAAGATATCAATGACGATGAGTTTGAATTGATTAAAGCCCTTTTAGAGCAAAATGAGAATATGAGAACCCTGCTGGTTGGGGATGATGATCAGAATATTTTTGATTTCAGGGGTGCGAGCAACCGAGCACTTAATGAAATGGCCCGATTGGATGGGTCAGTATTGTATCACCTGGTAACCAATTATAGATCTGTTCAGAATATTGTGGCTTTCAGTAATCAATGGGCTCGTTACTTACAGAATAGAATGAAGCGGGAAGAAATTTCCGCAAAAACAATTGAAAATGGCCTGGTAGAGTTGGTTCAATATGCGGGTAAGCAATTCAACATTGGTGTTGCAGAGGAGATAACCAGGCAAAGACCTGAGGGAACAATAGCGGTACTCACCTATAGGAATGAAGAAGTACTTCAAATGCAATGCCTATTGCAGAGAGCTGGTATTCCAAACAGGATAATGCAGCATACTGAAGGGTTTTATTTGTACAATCTCCTGGAGTTAAAGGAGTTTACGGATTGGGTTTGCCTAAAAACGGATAGTCCGGTTATTACAAAAGAGGACTGGGAGTCAGCTAAAAAGGGTTTAAAAGCTCAGTATGGTAAGAGCACCCAATTGCCCTCCTGTCTGGGGATCATTGATGCATTTGAACAGTCAAGTCCTGGGATAATGTACAAATCTGACTGGAAGACCTTGCTCGCAGAGTCGGGCATGGATGATTTTACCGGGATTGGCAGCGAATTGGTTTACTTGAGTACGATTCATAAAGCAAAAGGAAGGGAATTCGATAATGTTTATTTGATGCTAAATGGATTGGATCCCAAGTTGGAGGAAACAAAACGCCTCATTTATGTTGCGTTGACCAGGGCTAAAAAGCGCCTTTTCATTCATTATAATGGTACTTATTTTGATCGGGTAAAAGTAAATGGACAAACAAATAGATTTGATGCCACTAATTATGATCTGCCGCCCGAGATAAAGCTGCAGCTCACGCACAAAGATGTTCAGCTTGGCTATTTTGAATATGTACAAAACAGGGTGCGTTCCTTGCTGCCGGGATCGGAGTTGAACATTCTCAATGATGCTGAATTGGGTTATAAGGAGAATAGGGTCGTCAAATATTCCAGTTCATTCAGGGAAAAACTGGAAGTCTTTTACCAAAATGGGTATCGTCAAAAAAGGGCAGAGGTGAATTATGTGGTCTACTGGAAGAATCCTAATAACGGCTCTGTATGCAGGATACTTCTTCCTGTAGTTTATCTGAATAAATATAATGATAATCATTGA
- a CDS encoding M949_RS01915 family surface polysaccharide biosynthesis protein gives MRHVLVTTIGLKYQLDQTFDKVFCLFAQKHCKTIITLSILMLYFNKQGYTQIKADNLGRSDLPKSIPFQGNFYKGYKWKDRTGNHLLILSNSYHPWNEKESDEAVDEGDLYVAHFQETGSDLSRTWRIHDYVRNCPVDMFLYFIDQGIAITDLDKNGKAEVWIMYKVSCQGDVSPVTMKIIMYEDGQKFAVRGSTRVRLSENNYEGGEYTFDTAFKNGPSVFREYAKGLWKNQVTENWKKKP, from the coding sequence ATGAGGCACGTATTGGTAACTACGATAGGACTAAAATATCAATTGGATCAAACCTTCGACAAAGTTTTCTGCCTATTCGCTCAAAAGCATTGTAAGACTATCATCACACTGTCTATATTGATGCTTTATTTTAATAAACAGGGATATACACAAATCAAGGCAGACAACCTTGGCAGATCTGATCTCCCTAAAAGCATCCCCTTTCAAGGCAACTTTTACAAGGGCTATAAGTGGAAGGACAGAACCGGCAACCATCTGCTGATTCTCAGCAACAGCTATCATCCATGGAATGAAAAAGAGTCGGACGAGGCAGTAGATGAAGGGGATCTATATGTTGCCCATTTTCAGGAAACTGGATCAGATCTCTCCCGAACCTGGCGCATTCATGATTATGTCAGGAATTGCCCGGTTGATATGTTCCTCTACTTTATAGACCAGGGCATTGCCATAACCGACCTTGATAAGAACGGTAAAGCTGAGGTCTGGATTATGTACAAAGTTTCCTGCCAGGGAGATGTAAGTCCAGTTACCATGAAGATCATCATGTACGAAGACGGTCAAAAATTTGCGGTACGTGGATCAACAAGGGTTAGGCTCTCCGAAAATAATTATGAAGGAGGAGAATATACATTTGATACCGCATTCAAAAATGGGCCTTCAGTATTCAGGGAATATGCCAAAGGCTTATGGAAAAATCAGGTTACTGAGAACTGGAAGAAGAAACCTTAG
- a CDS encoding PIN domain-containing protein, whose product MIHSIRFTAVLDTNVVYPVITRDILFWFAYYDLYTPKWSDHIFDEWKRVMIEKGVSEEEAANRILKANLAFPDALVKNYKGLIDHLELPDQDDRHVLAAAIKTNANLIVTNNIKDFPEEYLQSFGLHAKTADDFLTDIIDLNQE is encoded by the coding sequence ATGATTCATAGTATTCGATTCACCGCTGTTTTAGATACAAATGTTGTCTATCCGGTAATAACTAGAGATATCCTGTTTTGGTTTGCCTATTATGACCTTTATACTCCTAAATGGAGCGATCACATTTTTGATGAGTGGAAACGAGTAATGATTGAGAAAGGGGTTTCGGAAGAAGAGGCAGCCAATAGAATATTAAAAGCAAATTTAGCTTTTCCAGATGCTCTAGTTAAGAATTACAAAGGCCTAATTGACCATTTAGAATTACCTGATCAAGACGACCGTCACGTCTTAGCAGCGGCTATCAAGACTAATGCGAATCTTATAGTAACTAACAATATTAAAGATTTTCCAGAGGAATATTTGCAATCATTTGGTCTACATGCAAAAACCGCAGACGATTTTCTAACAGATATAATAGACCTCAATCAAGAATAA
- a CDS encoding helix-turn-helix domain-containing protein: protein MAVLEHINKPSKVDQKIASESYDALVAVIEQLSSEQPEIEIEETGEKIKIPLSALKLLGDILKAMGQGKFISLVPVATEVTTQAAAEILGCSRPHLVKLLEEGKIAYTKVGKHRRIKFDDIMKYRKQMKQQQKQNIIDIMNLDEEAGMYDS from the coding sequence ATGGCCGTTTTAGAACACATAAATAAGCCTTCAAAGGTTGACCAAAAAATAGCAAGTGAATCTTACGATGCTTTAGTTGCTGTAATAGAGCAACTTAGCTCTGAACAACCTGAAATTGAAATTGAAGAAACAGGCGAAAAAATCAAAATTCCATTAAGTGCCTTAAAGCTTCTAGGAGATATTTTGAAAGCTATGGGGCAAGGTAAATTTATTTCGCTTGTACCAGTTGCGACTGAAGTAACTACTCAAGCGGCAGCTGAAATTCTAGGCTGTTCAAGACCTCATTTGGTTAAGTTACTTGAAGAGGGAAAGATTGCATATACGAAGGTTGGAAAGCATAGAAGAATAAAATTTGATGATATTATGAAGTATAGAAAGCAAATGAAACAGCAGCAGAAGCAGAATATCATTGATATAATGAATTTGGACGAAGAAGCTGGTATGTATGATTCATAG
- a CDS encoding S41 family peptidase: protein MKYPQDNKNNQCDCFDNLKKLISKTEENYAGYPSKVNENTIAAYKKLVLKLEAKARNETNPKTCFYMLKDYVRFFEDKHFILSYNYENDFDNEIINLSENDFKKNSVIRKLDAIEGIWISADSTLKLAIQKFSNNIYKAIVVQTKNPKVPLGLVYATLHKKNNRIIAKEYNTFITTYIPAKIKGNLLQLGFLSMYGKIYPNALSSAEKEELNTWRDNNNGLYFEKLSSRTAYLKIPTFQSNDERIQQLVTQNDSIIRSCENLIVDLTGNGGGSTGWVSLLPYFMTNPIVQYDTYLRVTPENVKSKLADLEPYAVNPIPVEYKKYFPDEIVAAYKKAYQELPTTKMEFYPIPGVTFPLDSILKNPKKIALVVDDFCGSSAEYFFFISKQSKKTTTYGINTMGMMDYEGMSNLTQMPYPNYYLTIPIVKSNWTDKKPIDKTGFKPDIILDMVEQNKWIDFIQKDLERQ, encoded by the coding sequence GTGAAATATCCACAGGACAATAAAAACAATCAATGCGATTGCTTTGATAATCTAAAAAAACTGATTTCCAAAACGGAAGAAAATTACGCTGGCTATCCTTCAAAAGTCAATGAAAATACAATAGCAGCTTACAAGAAACTGGTCCTAAAACTTGAAGCGAAAGCTAGGAATGAAACTAATCCAAAAACCTGCTTTTATATGCTGAAGGATTATGTCAGATTTTTCGAGGATAAACACTTCATTCTCAGCTACAATTATGAAAACGACTTTGATAATGAAATCATTAATCTTTCAGAAAATGACTTTAAGAAAAATAGTGTAATAAGAAAGTTGGATGCAATAGAGGGCATTTGGATTAGTGCCGACTCAACGCTGAAACTAGCTATTCAGAAATTTTCTAATAACATTTATAAAGCAATAGTTGTCCAAACTAAAAATCCCAAAGTTCCATTAGGTTTAGTCTATGCAACATTGCATAAAAAGAATAACAGAATTATTGCTAAGGAATACAACACATTCATAACAACTTACATTCCTGCTAAGATCAAGGGCAATTTATTACAGTTAGGTTTTTTATCCATGTATGGAAAAATCTATCCAAATGCTTTATCAAGTGCCGAAAAAGAAGAACTAAACACTTGGAGAGATAACAACAATGGACTTTATTTTGAAAAATTGTCTTCGAGAACGGCCTACTTAAAAATTCCTACTTTCCAAAGTAATGATGAAAGAATTCAACAATTAGTTACTCAAAATGACTCCATCATTAGAAGTTGCGAAAATCTTATAGTTGACTTGACAGGCAATGGAGGAGGCAGCACTGGCTGGGTTTCGTTGCTACCCTATTTTATGACAAATCCAATAGTTCAGTATGACACCTATCTTAGAGTAACACCTGAAAATGTAAAATCTAAATTAGCTGATTTAGAACCTTATGCAGTGAACCCCATACCAGTGGAGTATAAGAAATATTTTCCTGATGAAATTGTGGCAGCTTACAAAAAAGCCTATCAGGAACTACCTACTACAAAAATGGAATTTTATCCCATTCCAGGTGTTACTTTTCCGCTGGACTCAATCCTTAAAAATCCAAAGAAAATTGCTCTGGTAGTGGATGACTTTTGTGGAAGCTCAGCCGAGTACTTTTTCTTTATATCTAAGCAAAGTAAAAAAACAACAACATATGGAATTAATACAATGGGTATGATGGATTATGAAGGTATGTCAAACCTAACTCAAATGCCATATCCAAATTATTATTTGACAATACCCATTGTAAAATCAAACTGGACTGATAAAAAACCTATAGACAAAACTGGTTTTAAACCTGACATTATCTTAGATATGGTTGAACAAAATAAATGGATTGATTTCATACAGAAGGACTTGGAGAGACAATAA